The DNA region AAGTAAGTGATAAATTCGGGTTATGACCATTAAGAATGTTCCGAATTTAATTTCAGAAAGATATACAAATAATGTTTATTGCTACTTGACTGTTTAGACAACAAACTGTGTTGTTATATCGCCCGGTGTTTTTGTTACTTTACTTTATTGCAGTTGTTTTAGTTAATGTGAACATATATACATTGCACTACAACTATCATGTTTCAACCATGGTACATGTATGCGAAATCTTTAGGAAAAGGAAGCTACAATTTTGGGTGGTGTTTGGGGTTGGTTTAAACAGTATTCCTTATGTATAGTAAGTGCTTGCTAGCCAAAATCGACAGTGATCTTGGAACAATGTATTTCTTTAGCATAAAATCTTTACAGTCTTCTTTACACACGTGAAACACTGTGTCATTGTATTTAAAAGGATTGGAGTGACAAATTTTTTACACTATTTAATAGCTAAGTTTTTTGTTTATGATGCAATCGCTACACTCTCGGTTTTTAAGAAGTAAGAGCCCTCTAAAGTTTTAAACAAGAGTACTCTTGTGTTATATACTTATTGTAATCTCTTATGCATGCCCACGTCTTTTAAGTGTTCTTCAAGGAAGAAACATTATAGAACATGTaaagttataaataaaattcaaggtTTGCTAAGAATTGATGTGTCCATTGCCCCTTTTTATTCAACAACAGGGGCTAATATACGCTTGTACATATACATTTCGACGATGTGGTTGGTTTactgagatacaaatgtatagGCTTATAAAGGTCCTACTACAATGTGGATGGACTTCCTGCTAGGCTCAATAAATTGAAGCTTGCGTGTCATTTCTTCTTTACGTATCGGACTCTTTCTCTTTTCTCTTTTTTGACATTTTGGATACAGAAAAAATGAAGTGTATTTACGAGCCTATATCAAACTTACTGCTTATAAATTGAAGAGTGGCCGAAAGTTGATATTGTACACTATTTGCGTTTACATCGCTGTAAATTAATTCTATTGTAATATGTTACTAGTATTGACAAAAAGTATCAGTGGTTCCATATATTTCGTTTATTAAAACCATTATAAAAAAGGGGGCAAAAAATGGGCCAAACTTAAAAACCCAAAGGCATGAATGGACGAAGTATGTTTTAAAACCATAcgcttgtaattttttttaaagattaatatgCCAACGTGTCCTTGTAAGTTAATATCTCAGCTCGATCAGGTGCTGCATGGTTAACACAATTGTCATCAACAGTAATATCAACACAGAACTCAATGTTGCCTTAAATAAATAGTAGTCTTCAGGTAACTTGTTGACGAATTGATCAGAGAATTGTTGATGATCTGATCAGAGAGTTCTGGAGATTTAGGAATCGATCGTCGGAGAGAACGGGTCGACGGAGAACGCTCAGTTCACGCTGTCGGAGTGCCTTATTACGGGATGAGAACCCCAAAACAGAGCTGATGTCGGATAACTTGTTGCTATTTGTATCGTTCAAGATTTGAGGGGGAAGAGTCTTTGCCAGTCTCAGCAACAGATCGTCTGTATCTGTTCTCACCAAGGATTGTCGACCTTCTAGCAGGCGGTTTGGCAGTTGGGAAGAACTCGACTTCCGGTTTATTTCGGATGAAGTTTTCTTTGGTGGTTCTGGTTCTGTATTAGGTCTTTTAAAACTTTTCCAGTTTTTCACGACAAGCTTGAGAAAATTGTTTTTCCGAACCTCCATGATGTGTTTCTCGGAGGATTCAAGGTTTTCGGAGTCGATGGTAGATTGGACGCCTGGCCCCTGTGAAAATGTTTCCAGTGAGTTCTCATCGTTTTTCACATGCATCTTTTTTCTCTCCCTGTTTTTCTTACTCAGTTCCAGCGCAGCACGTAAAACATTCACAGTAGCtttcagttttctttttctttggaGTATAAGTTTATAATTGCTACTTGTCTCGGAATCTATTTTGCCCGGAAAGAATTGGTGAGTGAGGGATACCTGAAGATATCAATTTTATTACGGTgacattatatatttatgtaatatgttttaagctcgcaaaaaagtaatttttgatTAGTCTGTTggaaataaatttcttttaggttaaatgtaaaaatataagtGTTGTCTGTTGGGTTCGAGCCTGAGATGTTTTGGTTGTTGAGCCGTCTTATGTTCCACACGGCCACTCACGCTGGATAATTCTGGGTATTTAAACGTTTCAGTCGTGTGTGTTATATTATAAGTACTATATCATGTATCGTAGCGATTTATGGGTACTTGGGCTCTAGGGTATTTAAATCCAGGAATCGGTCAGAGTAATCATTCGACATTAGTTAGCCACACGACTGACAAGTTGCTaagtttatcattttattatttaaaatggagttttattttcagataaatAAGCATTGGGACTAAATTTCAGTCTTTAACAGTTGCCATGGTTTTTGCGGCACCCAAGATCCAATCGAAGGTTATTCTATGGAAGTAGACCTGTCCTCCTGATGACTTATGTGCAATTTGTAGTTTAATAAATGGCTAACTACGTCTATCATATAttatgtgtttgttttattttattagaataggaaataatttatgttcggCTGAGCGAAGCGAAAGAGAACATAATCGCTGTAAAAGACACCCcctataaaccaaaaaaaaatttaaaattaaaaatatatttgaaatcacCTCTCCAACCACACAGCCTAAAAAACCTCAAAATTAAAATCCCCAAATAATTTGATCAACCAATATATCATTTTGCCAATAAGATGAAGATAAAATTTATGATCAACTAAATAATAAGAGATGAGAGTGCATACTGACGTCAACATCCGTAATGGAAGGAAGTTTGTGGCTATCTTCGGGTGTTAGATTCAGTTCTTTGTTATCTTcgtcttttaaagaaattctaTTCAAAAGCATGGAGTATCTGAAAAAATTGTGGTAAAAATGAAGAACTATTGTGGGTGAGTCCAATGGGGCACAGACTCTCTTTTTGCCATAAAATATGTCTTATACTGGTGTGTAATTATTAGAACATATAATGCAGTAAACCTGCAACAAGCATGTAATGTCACTCGCAACTTCTCGGGTCTTTCCCACAAAAGGAATGCTCTTCCGAGGTCTGCCAGAAAAGTCCGAAAAGTTGAGATTAATATGATGCGAGCAGAAAATCTTAACATGCTACTCGCCTTAATCGACGCTCTTTGTCAAATGCTTTGGAAATTAAAAACTGCCTTTGTTTCCAGAAGTGATCTCTTTCTAGCATAAGTTTGTCTTTCTCCAGCTGTTCCAGTTTGGCTTCCAGCACCTTCGTCTCCGTCATGTTTCGACCAAGAACTGTCTCCCCTATACAAAAAGTCAAACACATACACAAACCGgccatttaaaattttgaaagcatctgtattttttaaatcatatcagATGACCAGTAGATGCAATGCATATGccatcttgtttttttttgtataataataCATCTACTGCAACCGGAATAGAAACTTGTTGGAAATTATGTAAAGATAAGAACTGTTTTGATATTCATGCAATATTTAAACAGAATTACATTTTGACCTAAactaactttttatttatttcagtatcctcattatgtacataaaaaagCCAGATACTCAGCATGTGATAagcttatataattttttttaaaagaatgttgatttttttcgactattattagatttttttccATCTGTTGGAAATGTCTCACGTTGCTCGTGACACTCTTTTCGAGTAAGGGAGAATGACAGACGGTAA from Crassostrea angulata isolate pt1a10 chromosome 7, ASM2561291v2, whole genome shotgun sequence includes:
- the LOC128191920 gene encoding uncharacterized protein LOC128191920; amino-acid sequence: MPSPKSSIPDIGTASLRKTNRQLACERALCINKSHFGETVLGRNMTETKVLEAKLEQLEKDKLMLERDHFWKQRQFLISKAFDKERRLRYSMLLNRISLKDEDNKELNLTPEDSHKLPSITDVDVSLTHQFFPGKIDSETSSNYKLILQRKRKLKATVNVLRAALELSKKNRERKKMHVKNDENSLETFSQGPGVQSTIDSENLESSEKHIMEVRKNNFLKLVVKNWKSFKRPNTEPEPPKKTSSEINRKSSSSQLPNRLLEGRQSLVRTDTDDLLLRLAKTLPPQILNDTNSNKLSDISSVLGFSSRNKALRQRELSVLRRPVLSDDRFLNLQNSLIRSSTIL